The nucleotide window TGTCTTTCTGAACCTGGGAGGTAAAGACCATCTTTTCTtaaccccatccccaccctgtgTCCCACATCTCATGCTAGAATGCTAAGGGCTGGCAgtctctgggcccttgcttcacTATTCGAGGCCAGCAATCATGGCCTTCTTAGACTGGAAACTCCACCCAGAGAGAGAATCTGTGGGCAGGGATCAAAATTTAATCTTTTTGAATCCACTGTAAACTATATTTCAGAAAGAAGCAAATAAGGGAAGATTTCCTACCCTTCAATCTGGTAGCCTTGTTATTCCCACCAACTTCCAGGAAAGCCTTGACATCTGGGTTCCCTAACCCATTCTCTCCCTTGCCTTGTAGGCTATGGGTGCCTTCTTTTCAGGCATCTTTTGGAGCAGATTTGTTGGTGGAGGCGTCCTAACACTGCTGGTGGAGGTCAGCAACATCTTTCTCACAATACGCATGATGATGAAGATCAATAATGCCCAGGACCTCCTCCTCTATCGAGTCAACAAATACATCAACTTGTTTATGTACTTTCTTTTCCGCCTGGCCCCTCAGGCCTACCTCACCCATTTCTTCCTGGGTTACGCCGGCCAGAGGAACCTGGGAACTTTTCTGCTGGGCATCCTGCTTATGCTGGATGTCATGATCCTCATCTACTTTTCCCGCCTCCTCCGCTCTGACTTCTGCCCCCAAGGTGTCCCCAGCCGGCAACACAAAGACAAGTTCTTGATTGAGTGAAAAGCACAGTTAGGGACTTGTGGCAAGGACAGCAAACACAGCCAAGAACACC belongs to Eubalaena glacialis isolate mEubGla1 chromosome 19, mEubGla1.1.hap2.+ XY, whole genome shotgun sequence and includes:
- the TLCD1 gene encoding TLC domain-containing protein 1, with protein sequence MPPMLFPALPLLLGATLTFRALRHALCRLPLPAHVRADPLRTWRWHNLLVSFAHSIVSGIWALLCIWQTPEMLVDVESAWSLSGYLLVCFSAGYFIHDTLDIVVSHQARASWEYLVHHVMAMGAFFSGIFWSRFVGGGVLTLLVEVSNIFLTIRMMMKINNAQDLLLYRVNKYINLFMYFLFRLAPQAYLTHFFLGYAGQRNLGTFLLGILLMLDVMILIYFSRLLRSDFCPQGVPSRQHKDKFLIE